The Gammaproteobacteria bacterium region GCGCCACCGCGACCGTCGCTGATGCGATACGTGCCGGCGCTGTGCCATGCCATGCGTACGAATAAAGGCCCGTAATGGCCAAAATCAGCGGGCCACCAATCCTGCGAATCCGTCATCAGGGCGCGGAGGTCCTCAACGACGGCATTTAAGTCCAGGCTCTTGAATTCCTGGGAGTAGTTGAATGCTTCGCCCATGGGATCGGACTTGGAGGAGTGCTGATGCAAGATGCTCAGCTTCAGCTGATTGGGCCACCAGTCTGCATTGGATGGAGCTCCTGCTACCGTGTGTTTGCGAACATCGCTTGAGAATGGGCACTTTGTTTCGGTTGACATGGTTATTTCCTTTAAACTGTTTGTAATTTACCGTGAATGGAAAAAACGTTTTGGTTATCAACTGCCGGACAACCAAAGACCGTAGTCGGTACCGGCGCGCAAGGTATCCAGGAATTCCAGCAGCGAAAAATCTTGCGACGGTGAGCACCATACCCACTATAGATGGTTTTCTCTAATTGAGAGTTACAAATCGATTGATAGGGATTCGCTATCGCTATCAACAAAACACACGCACCCTTGCTTCCCTCCTATCACTTTACGCGCATTTTAGAAAAGTTAGGCACTACGACCGTGGAAATAGGTCACACAGGCAAGCGCGCAGGCACGGACCGCTTGACGCAAGGCTTCAATGGCTTGGGGACGCGGGAAGCTCACGCGCCAAGCGAGCGCCACGCGCCGTTGAGGCGGGGTAACGAAGGGACAAATCACAGTAAATTCAGCGGAGTATTGCCCAGGACCCATCGTGGCCGTGCATGGTAAGACGGTAATGCCCAACCCCGAGGCCACCATATGGCGGATGGTCTCCAGCGAACTGGCCTCCACCGTTCGCTGGAGACCGCCCTCCGTAGCGGGCGGTCCGACACAGAGCGGACAGGCCGCTACCACCTGGTCGCGGAAACAGTGACCCGCCCCCAGCAACAGCACGGTTTGTGACGAAAGGTCATCAGTGACGATGGCGTCGTGGTGTACCCAAGGGTGGCCACTCGGCATCATCACCACGGACGGCTCATCATAGAGCGGTAGTGTCACCACGCCTGGTTCCTCGAATGGCAGACATACCAGCGCCACGTCCAGCTCGCCTTGCAGGAGCCGCTCGCGGAGTCTTGCCGTGTAGTTCTCCTCGATGATGAGCGGCATACGCGGGGCCGTTTGGCGGAGGATTGGCACCAGGCGTGGAAACAAATACGGGCCAATGGTGTAGATCGCACCAATCCGTAGGGGACCGTCGCATGGGTCGCGCGCCTGTCGCGCGATCTGCTTAATCCCCTCCATCTCGTCGAGCACTTGCCGTGCCCGCTCGACGATGCGCTCACCTACCGGGGTGATCGTGATTTCGTATTTGGCGCGTTCAAAAAGGATGACGCCGAGTTCGTCCTCTAGCTTCTTCACTGCGATACTCAGCGTCGGCTGACTCACGAAACAGGCCGAAGCCGCCCGCCCGAAGTGACGCTCGCGCGCCAGAGCAACGATATAACGTAGTTCGGTCAGAGTCATATAATATCCAGAATGGTCTGCATTTCATGGCAAATATTTTTTCAATCTAACGCGCGCCATTGCAACGACAAATACCATTGCCAACAATGCCATCATGAGTACGATGACCGCGCCGGAAGGCCAATCCTTAATCGCGGATAGTACGAGTCCCAGCGCATAAGCGACAACGCCCAGTGCATAGGCGAGCGCTAGGCGTAACCCGCCCTGGATATGGCGGGTTGCCAATGCCGGGATGATGAGACTGGAGAAGACGAGGTACACGCCGACCAATTGCACCGAAGCCGTCACGGCCAATGCAAACAGCACATAGAAACCGGCAATTCCAAGCCTTCTCGCATAACCAAACCAGGCCAATAGTACGCAAGCAGTCAATATTGCCGTAGCGCCGAGTTGCGCGTAGCTCACCCACAGGATCTGCCCGACCAGCAGATCCTTGAGATGTTCGCCCCCATGCGGATTGTTTGCCAGCAGCAGGATGCCGATGCAGGAAGCGAGCACGAAGAACACACCGATAATCGCTTCTTGAATCTCCGGCCAGCGTCGTTCAGTCCAGCTCAACAATAGGGCGCCGAGTAATGCGGCACTCAGGGCTGAGATCTGAATCGCCTAGCCCTGCGCTTCCCAGCCCAGTACATCAGCGGCAATCACCCCGATACCGGCAATCTGCGCGATGGCAAGGTCAATAAACACGATGCCGCGATTGAGCACCTGGATGCCCAGCGGTACGTGGGTGGCAAGTACGAGGATCCCGGCCACGAAGGCCGGGCCAAGGATGCTGATGTCAAATGAGGAAAGATTCATTGGAGCCCATTCAACAATTGCGCGATAGTGTCGTCGAACAAACCGAAAAGATCCGTGGCGCGATCCGAACCGCCTACCGTAAACGGTACGACCACCATCGGAATCTTTGCGCGTTCAGATAGCCATTCCGATCCGCGCGCATCGTTGTAGGCGGAACGCACGATCATTTTCGCCGGCTGGCGCTGGAGCTGGTCCAGCAATTCGCTCAGGTGACCGCTGCTGGGTTCGACGCCGGGTTTGGGTTCCAACGTTCCGACTTCCTTGAGACCCAACCAGGTTTCCAGATAGATGTAAGCCTTGTGATGCGCGACGATGGGCACGCCCCGCAATGGCTCCGCTTCCTTTTCCCAACGCTGCATGGCCGTCTTCCAGCGCGCCATGAAATCCTCATGGCGTGCCTGGTAGGTCGCTGTATGGGCCGGATCGATTTCGGCCAAACGCCCGGCCAGCGCGTCCGCAACCAAGGCAATATTGTGCGGATCGGTTTGGATATGTGGATTCCCACCGGGGTGGACATCCCCATCGGCACGATCCAACTTACTCGGTACTTCGAGCTTGCGCACATAATCTGCCGCCTCGAAATAGCCCGGCTTGCCCGGTTGGATTTCGGGATTGCCAGACTGACGCAGTAGAACTGGCATCCAGCCAATCTCTAATTCCGAACCGGTGCAGGCCAGCAAATTCGCATTGCGCACCGAGGCAATGAGACTGGGGCGTGCCTGCACGTGGTGAGGGTCTTGGAGGGCATTCGTAGTCGTGTAGATGCTGGCCTGGTCGCCGGCGAGTTCTTGCGCCAATGCGCCCCATTCTGGCTCGCAGGCGACTATCTTGAGGGCGGCAAGGCTGGCCTGCGCAAACAGCGCCAGGAACAATGCGGCAAGGTAAAGCGACCTCTTGTGGATGTGATTCATTGCGTTCCTCCTCAGAAAATGTGAGCGCCATGCGCGCCAAGGCTCATTTGGTATTGCAGGAAGATCTGCCGGTCGGCGGCGCCATCGCTTGATTTATCGTTCGCAAACTGCAAGCGTATCCGGCTGAATTCGCTGGGGGTCCAGTCGAACATCAAGCTCGCCTTGTTCGGATCGAATTTGGTGGTCGCAAGCTGACTGCTGTTGGCTCCAAAATCGACATGGCCGCTATCTAATTGGTCGTAACGTAAACCAACTCGCCAGGTCGGCATGAATTGGTAAACACCTTGTAAATACCAACCCGACTGGGTTGCCAGATAGTTACCAGGGGATGCCGTGCTATTGACATCGTAAATCAACGAGCCATCTTCCCTGCGATGGAAATACTCGCCTTGCAGTTTGAAGTTAGTACGCTCGGCATTGCCGTTCGGTGCCCACTTCCAAACGAAATCAGCAAGCCAGAGATGGCTGCTGCCCGTGAAGGAATTTGTCACCGTATTTCCCGCAAGGTTGCTGTCATCATTGCGCCGATCCTGCGGGTTGGTCCGCAACCACGATACCCCCGCGCGCCAACTGTTGCTGAAGCCAATATCTCCGCCGGTGTGTGCCATCACCGCGACCGCCCCAGCGCCGTTGCTATTGCGCTCTGATCCCGGGAAGCTCGCGCCGCTGCCGAGTTCCGCCCCCAGTTCGAGGAAAGTATCGGTCGGTGCCAGCCACTTGAATTGCACACCATCCTGGTTGAACTGCGAGCCGAGGAACGCCTGATACGCCAGCGGTGCATCCACAAAATCCCAAGTATGGGAATGCTGCTCGTTGAGGTAACCAATCCCCGAGAAGAAACGCCCCGCCTTGACCTTCATCCCATACGGCAAGGCAGTGGTTTGGATGAAGGCTTCCTCGGCGGATACGGAATCGTCCGGGTGGATCGAGAAATTCAAGCCACCGTAAAACCAGGGATCGATATTTGCCGAGATCCCCAATTCCGATTCCGAGAGGCTAAAACCACGCTTGCCCGGACCGATGTCGCCACCGGGAATAAAGTTGGCGATGCGGTAGCCCTTCGGATCTTTTGAGAGATTGGAGTAAATACCGGACAAGACGAGTGACACGTCGGGATTAAACGCATTGGAACCTGCTTTGGGCGTAGCGGACGGGGCAAGTGGCGCGGAGGTGGTCTGCACGACTTTCTCCTTCGCCTCGACAGCGGTGGTCTGTGCAGACGCTGCCGCCAATTCCGCTTTCTTGAGTCGCACTTCCAGTTCCTGGATATGCGATTCGTAGCTGTGGCGGAGCTGTTCGATTTCTTTGCGGATCTGTTGCAGGTCGCCGTTATCGGCGGCATGAGTCAGCGCAGGCGAGGCGAACGTCATCGCCAGCGCAATCAGTGATTGCCTGTTCATGGAAAATCCTCAAATAGTAAGCGTGCAACGCACCGTGCGGTGGTCGCGGAAAAATAACGGAATGAGGAGATTTCAGATTACGCAGGCAGGAGGCGCACGCGCGGCATAGACCTGCGGCGCGCGTTGAGGGATGGTTGAAAAACTCGTGATGAAAGCTAGGAAATGTTGCTTAACAGCCGCAAGGCGCGGCCAGACAACGTAAATGGCTGCCACCAGGGCAGAATACGCAAGACACTGTAAGCACAAAGAATCGCCATCATCCTTATCGCTAGGATGGCTGTGCGTGGCAGTGCTGAACGATGCGGTATCGCCTAGGTGCGCCCCAAGGTGCGACATTGCGTGCAGCATCGCGCCTTGCTGGGCAAGCAGCAGGCAGAAGGCCAGCACGAACATTTGGAGGCGATGAATCATGGGGAACGAGGGATAGGAAACCTACGGATACAGGGGGTGACTGCTAGATGGTATCATCTTTGGTGGTTTTTCAATAGTTGGGATATTATCCGGCAACCGTTCTCATTCTAAACCGATTAGCAAAATATTGGAGTCACAAAATATTGGGGTCAGGTCTTGAAATAAATAATACCTAATATAGGTTTTATTTCAAGACCTGACCCCAATACTTTGCGCATCTCGAAACGGGCACCTTGGACGGTGCGACGCCCTATTTTTGCGATGTAGCGCACGGTCGAGCAGCAGCACTATCTACAAATATTGGGGTCAGGTCTTGAAACAAAAGTATTGGGGTCAGGTCTTGCAATAAAACCTATATTAGGTATTATTTATTTCAAGACCTGACCCCAATATTTTTGTGACCCCAATATTTTTGACCCCAATATTTTCTATTTCGGTGTGCTCGCTCCCAACTCTCCCTTGCGTTCCCGAGTGATTGCCTTGGCCCAATCTGATAATTCATCAACGAGCACCTCTCCTACTCTGCTGGAATTGGCACCGTCCGAAAGCTCACAAACACTTTCTCCGCCACCACCTCCTCCGTCATCAATATCCCAGCAAGAAGCTATCGAGATTCCTAATTCTCCTTCCAAGCTTGGCTCAACCCGTATTTCTTGGGCTATGCTCTTGGCTCGCATTTATGAGGTATTTCCTCTCCTTTGTCCCATGTGTGGCGGAACCATCCGCATCATTGCCTTTGTAACCGAAGCACCCACAATTCGCCATATCCTCGAACATATCGGGGAACCCACGGAACCACCCAGAATCTCCCCGGCACGAGGCCCCCCTTCCTGGGATGACGGGATCAACCAAGACTCCTATGGAGATCCCTTGGCTCAACCCGCGCCAGATGATGAGTTCGACCAAACGCTTTCTTGGTAGCGGGTGGTGATGCGGTGATGATGGCGATTTTTGACTCTCCGCCGTCGTTCTCCGTATTTGTCCTAAGTTCCACAAAAATAAACAACTTATCCCGTGTTCCGTTTGAATCTTGTCTCGATGAATGGAGGCTATCGAGTTCCTGGATGGGACCGCTTCCCCAACCATTACCATCAATTTTCTTCCTCAATTTAACCCATTGAATACTCAACACATGAGTGGTATCGTGCTGGCCGTACTTGGCTAGACGCGGTTGTAATTCCTATCCCTCGCATCCACCGCCGCTCTGCGGCGGGCACATAGAAAAGTTCCATTTCTGAGAAGTTCGGCGTTGCACAGCACCCAGGCTGTAAAATCTTCTTCGTATAACCCTGCAAGGCTATTCATTAGACATTATCCGAAACCTCACCCCCGACCCCCTCTCCTTAACAGGAGAGGGGGAGAAATATTTTTAGTTGTTTCTAACTCCCTGATGGAACAGGCAAAAAATCTCCCCCTCTCCTGGCAAGGAGAGGGGGTCGGGGGGTGAGGTTTAGAGTTTCGGATAATGTCTATTATTTATCACCGTTCATCTGTACAAGAATTCAGTGGCGTGGTGTCCATATCCCGCTCATGTTTGAATGGTCTAGTTCGTCAGCCGGGGAGCACTTTAGCGCGTAGGTTGGACCGACGAAGGAAGCCCAACATAATTTTTCGCGAATTACTTATGTTTCAAGGTGTTGGGCTTCGCAAAAAGACGCTCAGCCCAACCTACGCGCTTTCTTTACGCGGCCAGTAATAGATGCCCCACCGACTTGGCGGCTGGTATTAGCTTGATCTCAATGTCATAGCCTAGCCG contains the following coding sequences:
- a CDS encoding LysR family transcriptional regulator, hydrogen peroxide-inducible genes activator, giving the protein MTLTELRYIVALARERHFGRAASACFVSQPTLSIAVKKLEDELGVILFERAKYEITITPVGERIVERARQVLDEMEGIKQIARQARDPCDGPLRIGAIYTIGPYLFPRLVPILRQTAPRMPLIIEENYTARLRERLLQGELDVALVCLPFEEPGVVTLPLYDEPSVVMMPSGHPWVHHDAIVTDDLSSQTVLLLGAGHCFRDQVVAACPLCVGPPATEGGLQRTVEASSLETIRHMVASGLGITVLPCTATMGPGQYSAEFTVICPFVTPPQRRVALAWRVSFPRPQAIEALRQAVRACALACVTYFHGRSA
- a CDS encoding membrane hypothetical protein (Evidence 5 : Unknown function), which produces MLSWTERRWPEIQEAIIGVFFVLASCIGILLLANNPHGGEHLKDLLVGQILWVSYAQLGATAILTACVLLAWFGYARRLGIAGFYVLFALAVTASVQLVGVYLVFSSLIIPALATRHIQGGLRLALAYALGVVAYALGLVLSAIKDWPSGAVIVLMMALLAMVFVVAMARVRLKKYLP
- a CDS encoding hypothetical protein (Evidence 5 : Unknown function): MNLSSFDISILGPAFVAGILVLATHVPLGIQVLNRGIVFIDLAIAQIAGIGVIAADVLGWEAQG
- a CDS encoding Periplasmic solute-binding protein; this encodes MNHIHKRSLYLAALFLALFAQASLAALKIVACEPEWGALAQELAGDQASIYTTTNALQDPHHVQARPSLIASVRNANLLACTGSELEIGWMPVLLRQSGNPEIQPGKPGYFEAADYVRKLEVPSKLDRADGDVHPGGNPHIQTDPHNIALVADALAGRLAEIDPAHTATYQARHEDFMARWKTAMQRWEKEAEPLRGVPIVAHHKAYIYLETWLGLKEVGTLEPKPGVEPSSGHLSELLDQLQRQPAKMIVRSAYNDARGSEWLSERAKIPMVVVPFTVGGSDRATDLFGLFDDTIAQLLNGLQ
- a CDS encoding Carbohydrate porin, yielding MNRQSLIALAMTFASPALTHAADNGDLQQIRKEIEQLRHSYESHIQELEVRLKKAELAAASAQTTAVEAKEKVVQTTSAPLAPSATPKAGSNAFNPDVSLVLSGIYSNLSKDPKGYRIANFIPGGDIGPGKRGFSLSESELGISANIDPWFYGGLNFSIHPDDSVSAEEAFIQTTALPYGMKVKAGRFFSGIGYLNEQHSHTWDFVDAPLAYQAFLGSQFNQDGVQFKWLAPTDTFLELGAELGSGASFPGSERNSNGAGAVAVMAHTGGDIGFSNSWRAGVSWLRTNPQDRRNDDSNLAGNTVTNSFTGSSHLWLADFVWKWAPNGNAERTNFKLQGEYFHRREDGSLIYDVNSTASPGNYLATQSGWYLQGVYQFMPTWRVGLRYDQLDSGHVDFGANSSQLATTKFDPNKASLMFDWTPSEFSRIRLQFANDKSSDGAADRQIFLQYQMSLGAHGAHIF